The Desulfobacterales bacterium DNA window ACTGGGGGATGCTCTCCCGGGTGTGTGAAAAGACCGGGATTGCCGCCATAATGGTGGATTATGGATTGGTACCCGCGCATCGGTACCCCGGGCCGTTAAATGATGTCCTTCAGGTGTTTCGGCAATTAAGACTGGAAAATCCTCCGGATCGGATTTTTCTCATGGGCGATTCCGCGGGCGGCGGACTCGCCCTGTCCGCCGCCCTGGCCCTCAAAGACAATCAGGAGCCACTCCCGCAAAAGCTGGCCCTTTTATCGCCCTGGCTGGATCTGACCATGAGCCACCCGGATATTGAAAGGCTTAAAAAATTCGATCAGCTTTTGACCAAGGAGGATTTGATCGCTGCCGGCCGGGATTACGCCGGGGACCATAACCCCGGCCATCACCTGCTATCCCCGATTAACGGCGATTTTGCCGGCCTGCCGCCCGCCCTGGTCCTGGTGGGTACCCATGAATTATTCCTCTGCGACTGCCGCCGGTTTAAGGAAAAGGCGGCGGCTGCGGGCGTACCCATCCGCTACCGGGAATGGAAGGGCATGTTCCATGATTGGATGGCGCTTACTCCGGCCATGGCCGAAGCCAATGAAGCGGTGGATGAGATCGTGGATTTTTTCTTCAAAGCTTAGGTCATTGAGAGCAGGCATTCGGCCAGCCGGTCGGCGGCAATACTCGGGGCGCTTTCTTTTGTGATCAGGGGATAATCCATTACCTCGATGCCCAGGGCATTCAGCCGCTCCTCGTCAATCGGGCAAGCATATCTGCCGTGTTTTTTATCCACCAGCACCAGATTCAGCACCGCCTGATTCTCGATTTTCTCCGGGTCATCCGCCTTTAAGTAGGAGAGCAGAATTTCGGTCTGCCGGGTGGGATCCAGCCCATAGGATTCCGGGTCCTCTCCCGTGTTGGGAATATAGATTTTGGGGCAGTGCACCCGGCTGACGGCATGGCCCACCCCTTTGGGAAGCAGGTTGGCGATGATGCTGGAATAAAAACTGCCCATGGGATAGCAGATCAGTTCGGCGGACTGGATCAAGCTGCGTATGCCGGAATCTATCTCCACTTCCGCCGGGTCGCCATCCGTGCTGCTGTGGCAGAGATAGAGCCGATGGATTCGGGAGGCGATGGGGCGGCTCTCTTTGCCGGTTAACTGATGCTGGCCGATAATCAGCTCCCCGGAGTCCATCTCAGCGGCCAGATGCCGGTCGTCGGCGACAACCGGCCGAACCGTGCCCCGGGCCTGGACAAGGTTTGAAATTGTGTAGATAATCGGGTCAAGCAGGTGGTGGTTGTCGAGATACCCGGCGGCCAGGATCAGGTTGCCGATGCTTGCGCCCTTCAGGCTAAATGAGGCCGGCATGTAATTCAGGAAGGTGTGCAGGTGGCTGCGGATGATTTGGCACATGGGCTCGGGTATCCGGGAAACCAGGGGGTGCGTGCCGCGGGCCATCCGGGCAAGCTCCGCCGCCAGGCGCTCTTCGGCCGCATCTTTTGCCAGCCGGTGGACGAACAGGTCAAATATTTCCGGCTGGCCCTGAAAACTCTGATCCGCCAGCGCCATCAGGCGATTGCGGATATCCCCCACCGCAGGCATGTGAAAGACCTTACGCAGTTCCGCCGAACTGCCGCCGGAATCAAACGGTGTGATGATGTGAATCGAATTGCGGGTGTAGCGGATCAATTCCCGGCTAAGCGCCCGCAGGGCCGTGCCGCCGCTGAAAAACAGCGGCCGCGGGCCCAAATCCGGAGACTTTTGATACCGGGCCAGCTTAAAAGGGTCCGGCAGCCGGGCCGTTCGGCTCATTTGAAAGTAAAGGGGCGCCCCGCCGGATGGCTGTATTTTGTCATTCATCAAATCCGATCCACGTAGTTATTTGATCCACCGGCGCCCGGGGGGTTTTAAGCTGGTTGGCCGCATGATCCCGGTCCGGATAACCCACGGCGATGCCGATGATGAGCCGCTTGGTTTCCGGTATACCGGCCAGGTTTCGAATGACTTCCGGGTAAAAAATGCCCTGATCCTCAATGCATGTGCCAAGCCCGCGGGCCACAGCCGCAAGGCAGATATTTTCCACGACCATGCCGATATCAAGGAGAGGGCCGGATTCTGAAAGCATCTGATCGGTCATGACGATGATCGCCGCCGGCGCGTCAAAAAACCGGAACCCCCGTTCCTGCCAGGCGCTTCGGTTTTCCTTATCCTCCCGGGCGATACCCATCAAGTTGAAAATCTGTTTGGCCAGCTCCACCTGGCGTTCGCGGTAGACACTCTCCTTCGGCCAGAGCGCGGCCACATGATCCGGCGCCATGGGGGCGCCGTTTCGCAGCTTTTCCACATTGGCCGCCCGGATCTGATCAAGCACCGGGCCGGTGATAACCGCAAATTCCCAGGGCTGTGAATTTAAGGCGGATGGCGCCCGTGTGGCGGTTTCAAGGATTTCCTTTAACAGGACCCCGGGCACCGGGTCCGCTTTAAATCCGCGGATGCTGCGTCGCGTGTTTATCGCATCGATCACATTCATAAAATAATTGCTCCCCCGTCGCGAAATTTTACCGGAATTGCGTCAATCTTATGTTTTTTCAGGCTTTTTCAGCTTCTTTCAGCCGATAATCCGCCGGCCGCCGTTTAGCCGGCGATTTTCCGGTACTGGGCGATCTGCCGGGATACGGCAATCAGTTCATCGTTTTCATCCCAGATATCCCCGTCCTCTTCAAGCAGTCCGCAGTTGATAAACCGCGTTCTAAAGCGGCATTTCAGCCATTCGGTATCCGTTATGTTGCGGATGCTTATGGTGAACTCAAGGGTCGGCACCCAGGCGGCCATGCCCTGGGTGGAAAATACCGCCGGCGGAAAGGCATCCGCCGCCAAAGTGACGGCCAGGATATCCAGCGGCCGGTTGTCCGTAAATTTGATCCATCCCTTGTGCTCGGATGCATCCGAGAGTTTATTCTCCATCCATCCCGCACACATCGGGTCCAGGCGAACATCCATGTTATCATAGAGGGTATATTTCGGCATTTGGGGAAACCGGACGCACTGATCCAGCGGCGCGATTTCCGGCGGATCGGCTTCGTAGCGTTTGATGAAGCACTCATCGGTTTCAATGGCAAAGGTGCCGAACGCCCGGATTTTCTCGCTGCCCTCCTGCAGGAGCCGCGTTTGAAACCGGTTAAACTGTTTGGACTGGGCGATGGCCTCAACCCCCAGTTCCACTTCCCCGGGCAGGCAGCGGGCCAGGTAATTGGCGGTTAAAATCGGGGTGGCGGTTTTGTCGGAATGCGTCATCATGGCATTCGCCACGATCGCCAGAAGATAGCCGCCATTGGGATTGCCGTTAATCGACCAGTTGTCGGACACGTTGGCCTTAAAGAAATAGGGCGCTTTTGGGGTGACCGAGATATCCTTATTAAATAGATGCATGTATGCCTCGTCTTTGGGATGACTGGATTGTTAGAAAATAATACCTAAATTTAATATATTAATTTAGCCTTAGCGAGGGGTATGTTCAACTTTCGTCTCAAACGGCTTCCAGTAAAATTTTTTGAGCAGTCCATATTTTTCGGCAAACCATCCCGGGGCGGTGGCAAAAACCGCGTATAAAGTGGGGACAACCACGAGTGTTAGTATGGTGGCCAGCATCAGCCCGAATATGACCACGATGGACATGGACTGCCAGTATTGGGAGGTTTCGCTGACCAGCGAGATGGAAAGCTTCCGGAAATTGATGGAAATCCCCGTGGCCATGGGAATCAGTCCCAGGATGGTGGTGATGGCGGTGAGCATCACCGGGCGCAGGCGGGTGGCGCCGCCGGCGATGATCGCCTCGTGAAAATCCATACCGCGGCTTCTCAGTTTATTGATGTAGTCAATGAGGACGATGGCGTTGTTGACCACCACGCCGGCAAGCGAAATTACGCCCACACCGGACATGATGATGCCAAAGGGAAACCGCATGACGGTAAGCCCCAAAAAGACCCCGCCCAGGGACAGGATGACCGAAGTCATGATAATCAGGGGCTGGCCCACGGAGTTGAAAATGGTCACCAGGATTAAAAAGATCAGGAAAAGGGCGATGATAAAGGCCTTGGACAAAAAGGCCTTGGATTCCTCCTCATGTTCGTGCTGGCCGGTGAACTTGATATGATAGCCGGGGGGCATCGTGAAATCGGCAAGCAGTCGTTCCGCCTGCATTTTGGCAACTGAGCCGGGGATTTTGGTCTCATCCACATCCCCTTTGACGGTGACCACCCGTTCATGGTTGATCCGGTTGATGTCTCCAAGGCTTCCCGAAAATTTGATGTCGGCCAGGGTGGTCAGCGGCACCATCTGCCCGGACGGGGTGGAAAGCATGAGTTTTCGCAGCACATCCGACACCTTCCGGTCGCCTTCGGTGAATTTGACGGTGATATCGTAGTCTTCATCTTCTTCCCGGAAAGTGGACACATTGAGCCCGTTATAGGCGGTTTTTAAGCCGAACCCGATGGCATTGGTGCTAAGCCCGAAAAGCGCCGCCTTCTGCCGGTCGATATCCACCTGGACCGATGGCAGGGCATCCATGAAGTCGTCTTTGACGTCCACCACGTGCGGGATTTTAGACACAATCGCCCGGATCTGCTTGGCGAGATCCCCCAATACACGAACCTTTTCCCCGGAAATCTCAATGTTGATCGGCGCGCCGGTGGGCGGTCCGCCCTGGGCTTCGGCAACGGTGATCCGGGCGCCGGCAATATTCTTGATCCGCTGGCGAATAACCTCGATATCATCCACGGACGGGGTTTTCCGGTCTTCGAAGTCGATGAACTGAATCCCCAGGCGGTTGTCGGCATATTCGGAAAAAAGGGAGCTGCCCGCCTTTTTCTTGGCCGTGGCATAGATGTGTTCAATATTGTCGATATCCGTGGGACCTTTGAATGTATCGCCGCCCCTTTTTTCATGCACCCGGGGGATATACGCCCGGGCGTATCGCTCTTTAAAAGATGCCGACGGATTTTCGGCCCCCGCATTGGCCACCGCCAGTTCGATTTTTTTAATGATCCGGTCCATGTATTCAAGGTCCGCGCCTTCCGGGGGATCGACATTCACATAGGCGCTATCCGGATCAACACTCGGAAAAAATTCCACCGGTTTTTCCAGACCGATAACCAGCTGCCAGATCTGTATCAGCGCAAAGAGCAGGAGAAAAGACGTGGCCACCACGGTGAGGCGGTGCTTGAGCGAATATTCAAGCATGCGCCGGTAGGTACGCAGTATAATGCCTTGGATTTGAACCGGTTTTTCACCCATGGCCTGGATGTCTGACGCATCCGTTGCCAGGCGCCCCGGGTCATTCTTTTGCTTGACCCGCATGAAAAAAGCGGTGAGCGCCGGGTTGATGACCAGGGCCACGAAAAGACTCGATGTCAGGGTAATAATCAGGGTGATCGGCAGATACTTCATGAATTCGCCCATAATGCCCGGCCAGAACACCATTGGGAAAAAGGCGGCGAGCGTGGTCAGGGTGGAGCCGATCACCGGGTAGGCCACTTCGGAGGTGGCTTTTTTGGCGGCCTCGATCCGGGAGACGCCCTGTTCCATATACCGATAGATATTTTCGACAATCACAATGGCATTATCCACCAGCATGCCGAGGGCCAGGGTCAGGGAAAACAGCACCACCATATTCAGAGTGATGCCCATGGCATAAATCACCATAAAGGAGAGCAGCATGGAAAACGGGATGGCAAGCCCCACCAGCGTGGCATTTCGTACCCCCAGGGCAAAAAAGAGCACCAGCACCACCAGCAACAGACCGGACAGAATATTGTTTTCAAGGTCCGCCAGCATGAGCCGGATGCCCTTGGCCTTGTTCATGAGCTTGGTGATTTCGACCCCGGCGGGCCACCCCGGCTTCTGCTCATCGATCAGGCGGTCCACGGCTTCAACAATGTCGATGATATTTTCACCCGCGCGTTTTTTAACGGCAATATTGACCGCATCCCGGCCGTCTAAGCGGGACCGGGATTCTTCATCCTTGAACCCGTCCACCACCCGGGCCATATCCTTTAAGTAAACCGGCTGGCCGTTGAAATTGTCCACGACCAAACCGTATATTTCATCCGGTGTGTTGAATTCGCCCGGTACCCGCAGCTGATAGCGCCCGTCGCCCAGTGTAATGGCCCCGCCCGAGGTGTTGGTGTTTTCATTGGCCACGACCTGCTGGAACGCGGTGATCGGGATGTTGTAATAGGCCATTTTATCCGGATCAACCTCGATGATAATCTCGCGCTCCCGGCCGCCGGTGACATCGACCTCGAGCACGCCGGGAATCGATTCGATGTCTTCTTCCAGGTCATTGGCGATTTTTTTAAGCCCCGCCATACCGGTAGCCCCATGCAGGGAATACACCACGATCGGCAGCTCCGACAGATTCACCTCAAATACAGCGGGGTCGTCCTCCAGGTCCGTCGGCAGGTCGCGTTTGGCTTCATCCACCTTGTCCTTTACCTTCTGAAGCACATCATCGATATCGGTTCCCGGGATAAACTCGATATTGATATTGGATTCGCCCTCTGAGCTGACAGACTTGACGCTTTTGACCCGTTCCAGCCCTTTAAGCTTCTTCTCAATGGGCACGGTGATGGCGGTTTCAATATCGGCCGCTGCCACGCCCTTATAAGGCGTGTAGACAAACACATAGGGGATGGTGACGTCGGGCTCGTCTTCCCGCGGGATTTCATTGTAGCAGTAGAATCCCATGATCAGGATGATGACCGCCAGAACCAGGACGCTGACGCGGTTATTGACCGCTGTATCGGATATGATCAATTCATGATCTCCTTCATATCCGAAACCGTCCGGACCAGGTTCACCGCCTGGCCGTCGCTGACGCGCCGATGGCCAACCACAATAACCCGGTCGCCGGGTTTTAGGCCGTCTGTGACCTGGATCTGCCAGCCTTCCTGGATGCCGGTTTGAATGTTTCTGGCATGGGCGGTCTCATCGTTTATCACATAGACCGTCTGCCGATTGTTTAGGGAAATGATTGAATAGAGCGGGATGGACAGGGCCTTGGAAACTTCCCTTTTGACAATATCCACCCGGGCGAACATATCCGGCAGGATTTCATGGTTCGGATTATCGATTTCGAGTTCCAGTTTGTAGAGCCGCGCCTGCGGATCGCTGGCAATGGAGAGAAAGTATTTTTTAGCCGGGAAGGCCTTATCCGCCAGGGCATCAAAGCGGACCATGTAGTCATTTACACTTCGGACGGCGCTGACATCGGATTCCGGGATGCCCACATTCACCTTGACCCGGTCCATCTGGATGACTTCGGCAATCGCGTCGGCCGTGTTAATATATTGGCCCTTTTCGATATAAAGCTGATTCAGGGTCCCGGTAATCGGGCTTTTTATAGTGCAGCGGTCGAGATTGAGCCGGGCAGCGTCCCTCTCCGCCTTGAAGCGCTCGACCTGCGCCGTGATATCGTCCAGTTGCGCGCGCGGGGCCAGCTGCTGGGCGTATAGTTTTTCCACCCGGTTTTTCGAGGCAAGCGCCGTATCATAGGCGGCTTTTGCCGCCTTAAGGGCGATTTCGTAGTCGCTTTTATCCAAAACCGCGATGATATCGCCCTCTTTGACCGGTGTGCCCTTTTCCATATGTTTTTCGATGACTTCGCCGCGGACCTCGGCGATCACATTGAATTTTATCCAGGGCTCCACCACGCCGGGCAGATTGATCCGGTCCCGGATGGTTTCCGGGGCGAGCTCAAGGGCCACGACATTCACATCCGGCCGGTCCATGCGGATATCAAGTTTATTTTCCGCCATCTGCTGTTTGATGTCGGCAATCTGGCGGTCAAGCTTTTCCTGCTGGTTCTTGACGAGCTCGGATAGGGGCATGTGGAGAATGGTTTTTACCTGATCGGCAGAGAGGCCGAGTTCGGCCTGCATGCGCTCGGCGGCGGTTTTCTGGTCCGCGGATGTTTTTAAAATCGCTGCCACGGTATCGATCTTTCCCGCTGCCAGCTGCATGCTTTCAAGCGCGCTTAAGCCCTTTTTGACCGCCTCCAGCCGATCCTTCTTGGTGTTTACCATCTGGCCCAGGACAATAACGGCGCCCAGCAGCAAAAGAATCGGAAGGGCGCCCCACAGGCGCATTAAAAGCTTTTTCCCCCGGGATGTTCGGGGGCGGCTATCCGGTTTGGGGTTCATGGCATGGGGTCTCCTGTTCGGATTGTATCAGCGGAGTTTAATACACCGGAATTGTTACCGGATCAAATTATTTTTAGGCCGGCGGCGAAATTTCTTCCAGGGCCATGCGCGCCTGATCCCCGTCTGCTTCAATCCATTGGCATTTGACCAGGCAGTCGCCGTAAAAATCGCATCGGTCTTCTTTAATATGGGAATTCTCCTTTAAAAAACGGCTATGGGGAATTATGATGTAGATGGTATCTGGTTTGAATAATCAACCTGTCTATATCATAACAAAATCGAATTTGGATATTATTTTTAAGGGCATTGCATGATGCGGAAAAAGACCTGGGCGCTGATAGCAGTTGTTATTATTCTATTGATCGTAGTCAGCGGCGTAGGGCTTTATTTTGGCCTTACTGCGCCGGGCTTTTTGACGCCCCGGATTGAAAAAGCCATGGGCGAGCGGCTGAACGCCGATGTCCGGATGCGGGGGGTTGATTTCAGCCTTTTATCCGGTGTCCATATTGAAGAATTGGCGCTTTCGCCTGCGGAAATCAGGGGTAAACCCGGGGCAGAAGCCCCGCTGGCACTTACGGACATCCGGATCCGGCATTCATGGCTGTCCTTGCTCCGTGGTAAATACCGGCCCACCCGGGTGATCGTTGAAAAATTAAATGCCCGTATGGCGCCGGAATATGTGGATTGGCTCTCCGGAATCGAGCCGCCTGACCCGTCAAGGCCAAAGCCGGAAATCGATATAAAAAACGGACGTCTCAAACTGCAATGGCCTGTCTTTACGCGGCCGGTTCAGATCAACAATTTAAATTTTTCCGTCTGGCCCGAGGCCGGCGGAAAGAAGGTGACGGGCACATCGCGTTTTGAATTCGGAAAAAACCGCGTACGCATGGGCTTTGAGGTGATGCCGGAGAGCGGTGAGATCAACACCCGCTTTACCCTTCACGGCTTTGATTTGTCCGCCCTGCCGGCGGTTGAATCAGAAAAGGCCGTTTTTGAACCGGAAAAACTGGAGATGGCCGGGATTCTGTCCGGCACCCTCGCCATACACCTGGCGTCCGAGGGCCGCCGGCCGGATTTAAACGGAGAGATTACGGTATCCGGGCTTTCCGCCCGGTATCCGGGGGTTCCGTTTGAATTTGAAAACGGATTTGCCAAACTGAGCGTCACGGATAACACGGTGGCTATTCGGGATGGAGCGATTAACTGCGCCCAGGGGGGGGTTGAGATTCCGGCGGCAGGCCTCCGGTTTGAGAATCAATCTCTGACGTGTGCCTGGCTTCGGGCCAGCGTGAGCGGCATTGATGTGCCGGTAATCGCCGATGAAAGGCTTTTGGCGTTTTTGCCGGAGCATTACCGGCCCCAATTGGACGGCGGCAAAGCCACGGGCGGAGTCTATTTGCGGTGGCAGCCGGGCGATGATTTAAGCTATTCCGGTGATTTTATGCTGACCGGCGTTTCCGGCAGTATGCCGGCGTATGAAACCGATTTTTCCGAATTGGATGCCAATGTCAGTCTTTCCGCACCCGGCCGTATCGTGATTCGCCAGGCCCGGGCCCGGGTGCTCGGCGGGCGCGCGGAGGCGGCCGGGTCCTGTCAGTTTATCGGGGGTAAAATTAAAAATCCGGCATTGGAATTACGCCTGGCGGATGTCACTGAGACTTCCCATGTGGTGTCCCGGCTGCCGGCGGGGGTCCGCAATGTCATCGACAAGGCGGGCTTTAAGGGCTCGGAAATTGACGGCTTAATCGCATTGCAGCCCGGTCATACCAAGGTGGATCTCTCGATTGCGGCGCGTCAGGCAGAACTTCCGGATCTGCCCATTCAACTGACCGATCCGCATCTGGATGTGAGGTGGACATCAGAGGCCAGGCGGGTGGTCTTTGACAATGTGCGGGCCAAATTCAACGGGAGCCCTTTGGCTGGCTCCGGCACCCTGGTATTTGGCCGGAAGTCCCCCTATTTAAATTTTTCGATCTTGGGGCGCTATCTGCCGGTAAATAATCAGGTTCTGGAATGGGCCGGGCTTGAGCTGAAAAACTGGCGCGCCGGCGGAAGGTTTGACATTGAAATGCGGGCCAAGCAGTGGTGGCCTTCCGGGACCGGCGCCGCCGAATTTCTGGATAATATGCGGGTGCAGGTCGATATGCGGGATGGGGTGCTTCACCATCCGGAAGCCGGCAAACTGGCGGAAAACATCAGCGGCCATTTGATGCTTGATAGGGAAGGTGTGCACTTTTCCAGTCTGATCGGGGATGTATATGGTATCGGTCTGCGGGGCAGCGGCCGGGTTCCCTTTTCTGAGGACTCGGAAAACGCTTATTTTCGCATGGAATCGGAAAATATTTCCCTTGATGAAAAACTTTATGACCGCCTGCCGTTTGATATCGGCCTGAAGGAGCTGGGCCTGGCCGGACAGTGCGAAGTAAAGGGCGAGCTTCAGGGGATCGGCCTTAAGGACAAGCCGTTTTCCGGTAACATGACCATGTTGATGCATCATGTGGAAATGCAGCCAAAAGCGACCAGGATCAACGCCAGCGGCACCGCCCGAGTAACGGTTAGCGCCCCGAACTGGCAGGAATTTGAAATTTCGGGGGTGATGGAACTGGATGGCCTCTCCTACGGCAACCTGGACGCGGAGCGGGTGTCCGCAGATTTTGCCTATAAAGATCGTATGCTTGACATCCCGGAGTTGGTGGTTGGGGCTTACGGCGGCAAATTGAATTTTAAGGAGACCCGGATCGATACGACTGCCGGATCATGGCAGACCCAAGCGCACATGGCGCATTTGGATCTGGAAAGCCTGGTGGGGGCATTCGGTGTAGAGGGCCGGAAGGCGCCGTCCGGCGTGATGCGCGGGGATATAGAGATGAGCGGCCGTGGTCTAAACCCCGGGACATTCTCGGGCGAGGGCACCATAAAAATCGGCCGGGGCCGGCTTTACAGCTTCCCTGTGCTGGTTTCGGTGTTTAACGTGCTGGATTTGAAGCTTCCGCGGCAAAGCCCGGTGACCGATGCTTACGGGGACTTTCGCATCGATGAGGGACGGCTCGCGATCCGGGATCTGCTTTTCTCCGGCGGCTCGGTCCCCGCCCATATGGAGGGCGAGATCTCCCTGGATTCAGCCGGCAGCCTGAAACAAATGCCCATCGATCTGATCGTCACCGTGGCCAAGCAGGAGGGCATCCTGGATCAGATCCCTTTGCTTAACTGGGCCAAACATTATACGGTGGATTATTTGCGGCGGCTTGTACTGCAGGCCCGGGTCAAGGGCACCTTCGGGGATTATAAAGTCGACACCCTCTCAAGCCCGCTGACCAGTCCGATCCGGAAAATGTTTTCCCTGCTGGAGCGGTTTACCCCGGCACCGCCGGGTGGCAACTGATGGCTTCCTCATAAGTCCAATTTCTGCGTTGCGCTGCATCCCTCGGAATTTCACGTACGAGCAAGTACGCTGCATTCCTCGGGATTTGCGCGCCTTGAACTTGAACTTATGACTTTGCCATCCCTAATCGATATGATTCGTTTATTTTACTGGGAGGTTTTTATGTCCCATACCGTCAAATCCTATCATCGGTTTACCGGTTATGACCGGTATAACATGTCCCCGCATTATCTGGACTGGGCCAGTCAGCCTGCCCAGTTTAAAAATTATCCGGGGGTCACCACGGTTTCCCTGCCCGAAGCTTCCGATATTTACCGAATGCCCCTGATCGAGGCCTGCCAAAATGCGGCGGAAAAACCGGCCGCGGTGCTTCCGGGTGCGGCGGCGCTTGCCCGGGTTTTTACCCTGGCCTGCGGACTAACCGCCAAGGCCCGGCAGCCGGGCGGTGATTTTTGCTTTCGCAGTGCGCCCTCTGCCGGCGCCCTTTACCCCAATGAGCTCTACCTGATCTGGCCGGGTTCATCGGAGTTGGATGCGGGGGTCTATCATTTCGGTTTCCAGCATCGCAAATTAGCGCCCCTTCGCACCGGCGATTTTGCCCGCGTCTTTGAGCAGGCGTTTGGGTCGAAGGATGAAACTCCCGCCGCTCGGTTTCTGGTTTCCGGCATCTTTTTCAGAAGCGCGTGGAAATATCGCAGCCGGGCGTATCGCTATGTTTTAATGGATGCCGGGCACCTGATCGAGAATTTGCGGCTGGCCATATCAGCGGCCGGGTTTCCGGCGCGGCTGGAGCTGGCATTTGATGATTTGGCAGCGGATCAACTCCTGGGGGTGAACCCGGATCGGGAGGGATGTCTCGGCGGCCTGAAAATTCCGGTTACAGATACCGATTCAGGCGCCGCAGCCGAGCCCCGCATTGACCCGCTGCCGGAAACATTTGCCGAAGCCAGCCGGGTATCTGAAAAAGAGATCGAATACGAAGCCATTCTGGATATTCATCGGGCCGGCCGTAAATTGACGGATCGCGGCCCATCAACGGCCGACCCGGCTGAAGTGTTGGGCCTGACTGCAGATGACTGGACACCGCTAACAGCCATCGCCTCTGATGATCAGATTGCCGGGGCCCCGGTAATGGATTATGCGGAAGCTTCGCTGCGGCGGCGCTCCCGGCGAAACTTTGTCAAAGACCCCATGACAGCGGCCCAGTTCGCCTATTTGCTCAACCTTGTGAGCGGGGCCAGGGGCAGGGCTGTTCAAAATCAGCCGGATGGCGCCGCGCAAATCGTCTGTGGATGCCTCGTGGGGAATGTGTCGGGAATGGCTCCGGGGTTTTATCTGTTGGACATGGAAAAGCGGCAATTGGGCCGGGTCTATACGGGGGATAAACGGGGGAATATGACCGCCATATGTTTAAATCAGGCATGGCTTGCCAATGCCGCGGCACATTTCGTATTAATGACCAATCTGGAAGGCTTGGACCAGGCATTCGGGGCCCGGGGGTACCGGTATGCCATGATCGGCGCCGGCCGGCTGGGGCATCTCCTGTATCTCGGGGCTACCGCCCTTGGCATGGGATGCTGCGGCATCGGGGCGTTTTACGACGGGGAGGCCCGGCAGCTTCTGGGCCTGACTGAGGCCTCGGATATGCTGTATTTACTGGCTGTGGGGCAGACCAAATCCGGTGGGGCTTTCTGAAGTTCGGGGGCAAGGATAATTCTTTGTCAAAATGCGGCGCGATTGGTATGTATCGCCAAGGACAGGGAAGCGAAAGCATATATGATTGACCATCTAAAGGAATTAAAAAAAGCGGGCCGGCCGGTCATCGGGTGCTTTCCTTTGTATCCGCCCCTGGCGCTTTTTCACAGCCTGGATTTGATGCCGGCGGTGCTCTGGGGATTTAGGGGCGATTTCGATCAAACCCCGCAAAGCGACAGGCATCTCCAGAATTACACCTGCTCGGTGGCCCGGCACATGACCGAGTTTCTGTTCTCCGAGGCGGGCGGTCTGGTGGATGGGCTGTTTATGTACAATGCCTGCGATACGCTGCGCAATCTCC harbors:
- a CDS encoding efflux RND transporter periplasmic adaptor subunit, with translation MNPKPDSRPRTSRGKKLLMRLWGALPILLLLGAVIVLGQMVNTKKDRLEAVKKGLSALESMQLAAGKIDTVAAILKTSADQKTAAERMQAELGLSADQVKTILHMPLSELVKNQQEKLDRQIADIKQQMAENKLDIRMDRPDVNVVALELAPETIRDRINLPGVVEPWIKFNVIAEVRGEVIEKHMEKGTPVKEGDIIAVLDKSDYEIALKAAKAAYDTALASKNRVEKLYAQQLAPRAQLDDITAQVERFKAERDAARLNLDRCTIKSPITGTLNQLYIEKGQYINTADAIAEVIQMDRVKVNVGIPESDVSAVRSVNDYMVRFDALADKAFPAKKYFLSIASDPQARLYKLELEIDNPNHEILPDMFARVDIVKREVSKALSIPLYSIISLNNRQTVYVINDETAHARNIQTGIQEGWQIQVTDGLKPGDRVIVVGHRRVSDGQAVNLVRTVSDMKEIMN
- a CDS encoding AsmA-like C-terminal region-containing protein, coding for MMRKKTWALIAVVIILLIVVSGVGLYFGLTAPGFLTPRIEKAMGERLNADVRMRGVDFSLLSGVHIEELALSPAEIRGKPGAEAPLALTDIRIRHSWLSLLRGKYRPTRVIVEKLNARMAPEYVDWLSGIEPPDPSRPKPEIDIKNGRLKLQWPVFTRPVQINNLNFSVWPEAGGKKVTGTSRFEFGKNRVRMGFEVMPESGEINTRFTLHGFDLSALPAVESEKAVFEPEKLEMAGILSGTLAIHLASEGRRPDLNGEITVSGLSARYPGVPFEFENGFAKLSVTDNTVAIRDGAINCAQGGVEIPAAGLRFENQSLTCAWLRASVSGIDVPVIADERLLAFLPEHYRPQLDGGKATGGVYLRWQPGDDLSYSGDFMLTGVSGSMPAYETDFSELDANVSLSAPGRIVIRQARARVLGGRAEAAGSCQFIGGKIKNPALELRLADVTETSHVVSRLPAGVRNVIDKAGFKGSEIDGLIALQPGHTKVDLSIAARQAELPDLPIQLTDPHLDVRWTSEARRVVFDNVRAKFNGSPLAGSGTLVFGRKSPYLNFSILGRYLPVNNQVLEWAGLELKNWRAGGRFDIEMRAKQWWPSGTGAAEFLDNMRVQVDMRDGVLHHPEAGKLAENISGHLMLDREGVHFSSLIGDVYGIGLRGSGRVPFSEDSENAYFRMESENISLDEKLYDRLPFDIGLKELGLAGQCEVKGELQGIGLKDKPFSGNMTMLMHHVEMQPKATRINASGTARVTVSAPNWQEFEISGVMELDGLSYGNLDAERVSADFAYKDRMLDIPELVVGAYGGKLNFKETRIDTTAGSWQTQAHMAHLDLESLVGAFGVEGRKAPSGVMRGDIEMSGRGLNPGTFSGEGTIKIGRGRLYSFPVLVSVFNVLDLKLPRQSPVTDAYGDFRIDEGRLAIRDLLFSGGSVPAHMEGEISLDSAGSLKQMPIDLIVTVAKQEGILDQIPLLNWAKHYTVDYLRRLVLQARVKGTFGDYKVDTLSSPLTSPIRKMFSLLERFTPAPPGGN
- a CDS encoding SagB/ThcOx family dehydrogenase — encoded protein: MSHTVKSYHRFTGYDRYNMSPHYLDWASQPAQFKNYPGVTTVSLPEASDIYRMPLIEACQNAAEKPAAVLPGAAALARVFTLACGLTAKARQPGGDFCFRSAPSAGALYPNELYLIWPGSSELDAGVYHFGFQHRKLAPLRTGDFARVFEQAFGSKDETPAARFLVSGIFFRSAWKYRSRAYRYVLMDAGHLIENLRLAISAAGFPARLELAFDDLAADQLLGVNPDREGCLGGLKIPVTDTDSGAAAEPRIDPLPETFAEASRVSEKEIEYEAILDIHRAGRKLTDRGPSTADPAEVLGLTADDWTPLTAIASDDQIAGAPVMDYAEASLRRRSRRNFVKDPMTAAQFAYLLNLVSGARGRAVQNQPDGAAQIVCGCLVGNVSGMAPGFYLLDMEKRQLGRVYTGDKRGNMTAICLNQAWLANAAAHFVLMTNLEGLDQAFGARGYRYAMIGAGRLGHLLYLGATALGMGCCGIGAFYDGEARQLLGLTEASDMLYLLAVGQTKSGGAF